A single genomic interval of Streptomyces sp. 1222.5 harbors:
- a CDS encoding protein kinase family protein, whose amino-acid sequence MAERSTAAVDVADNSGEQPLTAKAEQSTADGVAKNPERDKDSDEAQGSGGIEGPGQKTSPPELHSGHKLARRYRLEECVTRLDGFSSWRAVDEKLRRAVGVHILPADHVRARSVLAAARSSALLGDPRFVQVLDAVEENDLVYVVHEWLPDATELTPLLAAGPLEAHDAYQMVSQIASAMAAAHREGLAHLRLNPNAVLRTSSGQWRIRGLAVNAALRGISTDTPQRADTEAIGALLYAALTQRWPYENDAYGMSGLPKDIGLIAPDQVRAGVHRGLSELAMRALVNDGATASRHEAACATPEELVKAIGEMPRIRPPEPAFTAPPEYQRTTYQQGTYGRPAPRPGATQPLTTPPPPLQSRTGKALKWAVSALLIAALGLGSWQLADALMDHSDKPTDTNNTQTEDGGDKGAKKPTSGKPIAIESARDFDPFGKDQSEKPGDIGKVYDDSTATYWQTDFYLSPAFGNLKSGVGVILDLGKVQQVGKVTVSLVGDTSVELRSASADAGSEPTSFNDYSKVAEGSGSTVQLKPGKSLKSRYLLVWLTKLPMQADDGKWRGRVADIKVTS is encoded by the coding sequence GTGGCGGAACGGAGCACGGCTGCCGTCGACGTGGCAGACAACAGCGGTGAGCAACCGCTGACCGCCAAGGCGGAGCAGTCCACGGCCGACGGGGTGGCCAAGAACCCGGAGCGGGACAAGGACAGCGACGAGGCGCAGGGGAGCGGCGGAATCGAGGGTCCCGGGCAGAAGACGTCCCCGCCCGAACTGCACAGCGGTCACAAGCTCGCCAGACGGTACCGGCTGGAGGAGTGCGTCACCCGACTGGACGGATTCAGCAGTTGGCGCGCGGTCGACGAGAAACTCCGTCGTGCCGTCGGCGTCCACATCCTTCCCGCGGATCATGTGCGGGCCCGTTCGGTCCTCGCCGCGGCCCGCTCCTCGGCGCTGCTGGGTGATCCCCGCTTCGTCCAGGTCCTCGACGCGGTCGAGGAGAACGACCTCGTCTATGTCGTGCACGAGTGGCTGCCCGACGCCACCGAGCTGACCCCGCTCCTGGCGGCCGGCCCGCTGGAGGCGCACGACGCCTACCAGATGGTCAGTCAGATCGCCTCGGCGATGGCTGCCGCCCACCGTGAGGGCCTGGCCCATCTGCGGCTCAACCCGAACGCTGTCCTGCGTACGTCCAGCGGCCAGTGGCGCATCCGCGGCCTCGCGGTGAACGCCGCGCTGCGCGGCATCAGCACCGATACCCCGCAGCGGGCCGACACCGAGGCGATCGGCGCTCTGCTGTACGCGGCGCTGACCCAGCGCTGGCCGTACGAGAACGACGCCTACGGCATGTCCGGTCTCCCCAAGGACATCGGGCTCATCGCACCCGACCAGGTGCGCGCCGGCGTCCACCGCGGCCTGTCCGAGCTGGCCATGCGTGCTCTGGTGAACGACGGTGCCACCGCCTCGCGTCACGAGGCCGCGTGCGCCACGCCTGAAGAGCTGGTCAAGGCGATCGGCGAGATGCCCCGCATCCGCCCGCCGGAGCCGGCGTTCACAGCACCGCCGGAGTACCAGCGCACGACCTACCAGCAGGGCACCTACGGCCGCCCGGCGCCGCGCCCCGGGGCCACCCAGCCCCTCACGACCCCGCCGCCTCCCCTGCAGAGCCGCACCGGCAAGGCGCTGAAGTGGGCGGTCTCCGCCCTCCTCATCGCCGCCCTCGGCCTGGGAAGCTGGCAGTTGGCGGACGCCCTGATGGACCACAGCGACAAGCCGACCGACACGAACAACACCCAGACCGAGGACGGCGGCGACAAGGGCGCGAAGAAGCCGACGTCCGGCAAACCGATCGCCATCGAGAGCGCTCGTGACTTCGACCCGTTCGGCAAGGACCAGTCCGAGAAGCCGGGTGACATAGGAAAGGTCTACGACGACAGCACGGCCACCTACTGGCAGACGGACTTCTACCTGAGCCCGGCGTTCGGCAATCTGAAGTCGGGCGTGGGCGTCATCCTCGACCTCGGCAAGGTCCAGCAGGTCGGAAAGGTGACCGTCAGTCTCGTGGGCGACACCTCGGTCGAACTTCGCAGCGCGAGTGCGGACGCCGGCTCCGAGCCGACCTCGTTCAACGACTACTCCAAGGTCGCCGAAGGTTCGGGATCGACCGTGCAACTCAAGCCCGGCAAGTCTCTCAAGTCCCGGTACCTGCTCGTGTGGCTGACCAAGCTGCCCATGCAGGCTGACGACGGCAAATGGCGCGGCAGAGTGGCCGATATCAAGGTCACCAGCTAG
- the murJ gene encoding murein biosynthesis integral membrane protein MurJ, producing MNAPYDGERGQGAAGSGYPETPPEPGQVPPQHAGDMYLQDAYDQDPYRAHDLTAQDPVAEALYDRAAHPPPPPGSYEQQQPLYAPPAQTPYAPDPRVWAQTPAPEPEGANTMPFGDDPRTTQFVGVDDLVSHSGEEYHEPDAFAHLFKDQQQGGGHPPMDQPGVPGPAPAPGYGQGGAGPYPSPYGQGQQPGGPYAGAAYPAAPFAGNPPQTPVPAPTTAPDPARAVMAEAPAAPAAPAAPAKKGGKAAGLLKSSAVMAAGTMVSRLTGFIRSALIAAALGLGFLADSFQVAYQLPTMIYILTVGGGLNSVFVPQLVRSMKEDEDGGEAFANRLLTLVMVALAALTGLAMFAAPLLVRALSQPIADNPAANDVAVTFTRYFLPSIFFMGIHVVMGQILNARGKFGAMMWTPVLNNIVIIISLGAFIWVYGSAANSHMDVTSIPPEGQRLLGVGVLLGLVVQALAMIPYLRETGFRIRLRFDWKGHGLGKAAMLAKWTILFVLANQAGAMVVTQLSTAAGKDSGVKGTGFAAYANAQLIWGLPQAIITVSLMAALLPRISRSAAEDDAGAVRDDISQGLRTTAVAIVPIAFGFLALGIPMCTLIFGSAGTSSAVNMGYMLMAFALGLIPYSVQYVVLRAFYAYEDTRTPFYNTVIVAAVNASASALCYFLLPARWAVAGMAAAYGLAYAIGVGIAWRRLRKRLGGDLDGARVLRTYARLAIASVPAALLSGAACYGIGNTLGHGVVGSFAALIVGGAVLLGVFFVAARRMRIEELNSLVGMVRGRLGR from the coding sequence ATGAACGCGCCGTACGACGGTGAACGCGGCCAGGGCGCGGCCGGCTCGGGCTACCCCGAGACGCCGCCAGAGCCCGGCCAGGTACCGCCGCAGCACGCGGGGGACATGTACCTCCAGGACGCCTACGACCAGGACCCCTACCGGGCGCACGACCTGACCGCGCAGGACCCGGTCGCCGAGGCGCTCTACGACCGCGCCGCGCACCCGCCGCCGCCCCCGGGCAGCTACGAGCAGCAGCAGCCGCTCTACGCCCCGCCCGCCCAGACGCCGTACGCCCCCGACCCCCGTGTGTGGGCTCAGACGCCGGCGCCCGAGCCGGAGGGCGCGAACACCATGCCCTTCGGCGACGACCCGCGCACGACGCAGTTCGTGGGCGTGGACGACCTGGTGTCGCACTCCGGCGAGGAGTACCACGAGCCGGACGCCTTCGCGCATCTCTTCAAGGACCAGCAGCAGGGCGGCGGACACCCGCCCATGGACCAGCCCGGCGTCCCGGGGCCTGCCCCGGCGCCTGGCTACGGCCAGGGGGGAGCGGGTCCGTACCCCTCGCCGTACGGGCAGGGCCAGCAGCCGGGCGGTCCGTACGCCGGGGCCGCGTACCCCGCGGCTCCGTTCGCCGGGAATCCGCCGCAGACGCCGGTTCCCGCGCCGACCACGGCCCCGGATCCGGCCCGCGCGGTCATGGCCGAGGCGCCGGCGGCTCCCGCGGCCCCGGCCGCTCCCGCCAAGAAGGGCGGCAAGGCCGCCGGGCTGCTGAAGTCCAGTGCCGTGATGGCGGCGGGCACGATGGTCTCCCGCCTCACCGGCTTCATCCGCTCCGCACTCATCGCCGCGGCCCTGGGCCTCGGCTTTCTCGCCGACTCTTTCCAGGTGGCCTACCAGCTGCCGACGATGATCTACATCCTCACCGTGGGCGGCGGTCTGAACTCCGTCTTCGTGCCGCAGCTCGTGCGGTCCATGAAGGAGGACGAGGACGGCGGCGAGGCATTCGCCAACCGTCTGCTGACCCTCGTCATGGTGGCACTGGCCGCGCTCACCGGCCTCGCGATGTTCGCCGCGCCGCTCCTCGTGCGGGCGCTGTCGCAACCCATCGCCGACAACCCGGCCGCCAACGACGTGGCGGTCACCTTCACCCGCTACTTCCTGCCCTCGATCTTCTTCATGGGCATCCATGTGGTGATGGGTCAGATCCTCAACGCGCGCGGGAAGTTCGGCGCGATGATGTGGACGCCGGTCCTCAACAACATCGTCATCATCATCTCGCTGGGCGCGTTCATCTGGGTCTACGGCAGCGCCGCCAACTCCCACATGGACGTCACCAGCATCCCGCCGGAGGGGCAGCGCCTGCTCGGTGTCGGCGTGCTGCTCGGTCTGGTCGTGCAGGCGCTGGCGATGATCCCCTACCTGCGCGAGACCGGCTTCCGGATCCGGCTGCGGTTCGACTGGAAGGGCCACGGCCTGGGCAAGGCCGCCATGCTCGCCAAGTGGACGATCCTGTTCGTTCTCGCCAACCAGGCGGGCGCCATGGTCGTCACCCAGCTGTCCACGGCCGCCGGCAAGGACTCGGGCGTCAAGGGCACCGGTTTCGCCGCCTACGCCAACGCCCAGCTGATCTGGGGGCTGCCGCAGGCCATCATCACGGTGTCCCTGATGGCCGCCCTGCTGCCGCGCATCTCCCGCTCGGCGGCCGAGGACGACGCCGGTGCGGTTCGCGACGACATCTCCCAGGGCCTGCGCACCACCGCGGTCGCCATCGTGCCCATCGCCTTCGGCTTCCTCGCGCTCGGCATCCCTATGTGCACGCTGATCTTCGGCTCGGCGGGGACGAGCTCGGCCGTCAACATGGGGTACATGCTGATGGCCTTCGCCCTCGGCCTGATCCCCTATTCGGTCCAGTACGTCGTCCTGCGCGCCTTCTACGCCTACGAAGACACCCGCACGCCCTTCTACAACACCGTGATCGTGGCGGCGGTCAACGCGAGCGCCTCCGCGCTCTGCTACTTCCTGCTGCCGGCCCGATGGGCGGTTGCCGGAATGGCCGCCGCGTACGGCCTGGCTTACGCGATCGGTGTGGGCATCGCCTGGCGGCGGCTGCGCAAGCGGCTCGGCGGCGACCTGGACGGGGCCCGGGTGCTGCGCACGTACGCGCGGCTGGCCATCGCCTCGGTGCCCGCGGCCCTGCTCAGCGGCGCGGCCTGCTACGGCATCGGGAACACTCTGGGTCACGGCGTGGTGGGTTCCTTCGCCGCCCTGATCGTGGGCGGCGCCGTGCTGCTCGGCGTCTTCTTCGTCGCCGCCCGGCGTATGCGCATCGAGGAGCTCAACTCGCTCGTGGGTATGGTTCGCGGGCGTCTGGGGCGCTGA
- a CDS encoding DUF6049 family protein, translating into MAEAAHFQGTSASPARRWLRRTGALLAGAPLLAGLLQLPAAAPAQAAASDTVAVALDSLSPNAPGDGDTLTVSGTVTNKSKQTVTGAHVGLRVGPILNTRSAVDGVARHADDLQGGTGTEVDGKYEEKFAKLAPGVAEHFSISVPVDKLDLGQDGVYEFGVALSGQTSAQPWDQILGIQRTFLPWQPSEADTKTKTTFLWPLLSTVHMTAKTGAGEQQTPVFRDNDLAEELAPGGRLAQMVELGKDLDVTWVIDPDLLASVDAMALGNYRIQGDGDSTTPGSREHQALAKQWLANLQKAVAGNEVVALPFGDPDLASLAHNGTSVTGSLSYLKGATDVAATTVKTVLHVTPSTDFAWPVNGAVDPSIMKVATSAGADRVIARSDSLQETAGLPYTPSAARPVGGGTTAVVADGRLSTAFERDLTDAGSSTLAVQRFLAQTLELNAQTGEQRSIVVAPQRTPTASQAQAMATALKALQDSTWSESQDLTAAAKDKPDAEATTRIPSTSAYPSSLRRQELPRTAFQQIALTQDKLDNFQVILADRSRVVTPFGRAINREMSTSWRGRGEEADSYRGGVEAWLDELADQVKLIDKSETKLSGRSATIPVTVQNNLVQPVGHLVLRLTSTMPTRLKIHGKAYYEQPVEVSGGHSQSVKFATAAGANGRVTVIAQLYTEDGQEYGDAVSFDVKVTEVTPTVMLVIGGGVLLLVLAGFRMYTQRKRAAARQAEEDGPDGTAEATDEPGNPGAPGDRLPEESDSATGAGDPEQPSDPAPDTAPESTDPSGTGERVDR; encoded by the coding sequence GTGGCCGAGGCGGCTCACTTCCAGGGGACCAGTGCCTCACCTGCCCGCCGGTGGCTGAGGCGCACCGGCGCGCTGCTCGCGGGTGCGCCATTGCTCGCCGGTCTGCTCCAGCTGCCCGCCGCGGCGCCCGCCCAGGCCGCCGCCTCGGACACGGTCGCCGTCGCCCTGGATTCACTCAGCCCCAATGCCCCCGGTGACGGGGACACGCTGACCGTCTCCGGCACGGTGACCAACAAGAGCAAGCAGACCGTCACCGGCGCCCACGTGGGTCTGCGGGTGGGCCCGATACTCAACACTCGCTCGGCCGTCGACGGGGTCGCCCGGCACGCCGACGATCTGCAGGGCGGTACCGGCACCGAGGTCGACGGCAAGTACGAGGAGAAGTTCGCCAAGCTGGCCCCGGGCGTCGCCGAGCACTTCAGCATCTCCGTGCCCGTCGACAAGCTGGACCTCGGCCAGGACGGCGTCTACGAGTTCGGTGTCGCCCTGTCCGGCCAGACCTCCGCCCAGCCCTGGGACCAGATTCTCGGCATCCAGCGGACGTTCCTGCCGTGGCAGCCCTCCGAGGCCGACACCAAGACGAAGACCACCTTCCTGTGGCCACTGCTGTCCACCGTCCACATGACGGCCAAGACGGGCGCGGGCGAGCAGCAGACGCCGGTGTTCCGTGACAACGACCTGGCCGAGGAACTCGCGCCGGGCGGTCGGCTGGCGCAGATGGTGGAGCTGGGCAAGGACCTGGACGTCACCTGGGTGATCGACCCGGACCTGCTGGCCTCCGTGGACGCGATGGCGCTGGGCAACTACCGGATCCAGGGTGACGGTGACAGCACCACGCCCGGTTCCCGCGAGCATCAGGCGCTCGCCAAGCAGTGGCTGGCGAACCTGCAGAAGGCGGTGGCGGGCAATGAGGTCGTCGCGCTCCCCTTCGGCGACCCCGACCTGGCGTCCCTCGCGCACAACGGCACCAGCGTCACCGGCTCCCTCAGCTACCTCAAGGGCGCCACCGACGTCGCCGCCACCACGGTCAAGACCGTGCTTCACGTCACACCGAGCACCGACTTCGCCTGGCCCGTGAACGGGGCCGTGGACCCGTCGATCATGAAGGTCGCCACGTCCGCCGGAGCCGACCGGGTGATCGCCCGCAGCGACAGCCTCCAGGAGACGGCCGGGTTGCCGTACACCCCCTCCGCCGCCCGCCCGGTCGGCGGAGGCACCACGGCGGTGGTGGCCGACGGCCGACTGTCCACCGCCTTCGAGCGCGATCTGACGGACGCCGGCTCGTCCACGCTCGCCGTGCAGCGGTTCCTCGCCCAGACCCTCGAGCTGAACGCCCAGACCGGCGAGCAGCGCAGCATCGTCGTCGCACCGCAGCGCACACCCACCGCGAGCCAGGCTCAGGCGATGGCGACCGCCCTGAAGGCTCTCCAGGACAGCACCTGGTCCGAGTCCCAGGACCTCACGGCGGCCGCCAAGGACAAGCCCGACGCCGAAGCCACCACGCGCATCCCGTCGACGTCCGCCTACCCGTCCTCGCTGCGCCGGCAGGAGCTGCCGCGGACGGCCTTCCAGCAGATCGCCCTGACCCAGGACAAGCTCGACAACTTCCAGGTGATCCTCGCCGACCGGTCCCGTGTGGTCACCCCGTTCGGGCGGGCCATAAACCGTGAGATGTCGACGTCGTGGCGCGGCCGCGGCGAGGAGGCTGACAGCTACCGGGGCGGCGTGGAGGCATGGCTCGACGAGCTCGCCGACCAGGTGAAGCTGATCGACAAGTCGGAGACCAAGCTCTCCGGCCGCAGCGCCACCATCCCGGTCACCGTCCAGAACAACCTGGTCCAGCCCGTCGGACATCTGGTCCTGCGCCTGACCTCAACCATGCCGACCCGTCTGAAGATCCACGGCAAGGCCTACTACGAGCAGCCTGTGGAGGTCTCCGGCGGGCACAGCCAGTCCGTGAAGTTCGCCACGGCGGCAGGCGCCAACGGCCGCGTCACGGTGATCGCCCAGCTGTACACGGAGGACGGCCAGGAGTACGGCGACGCGGTCAGCTTCGACGTGAAGGTAACCGAGGTCACCCCCACGGTGATGTTGGTCATCGGCGGCGGCGTGCTGCTGCTCGTCCTCGCCGGTTTCCGGATGTACACCCAGCGCAAGCGCGCGGCCGCCCGCCAGGCCGAGGAGGACGGCCCCGACGGGACGGCCGAGGCCACCGACGAGCCCGGGAACCCCGGAGCACCCGGCGACCGTCTCCCCGAGGAGTCCGACTCCGCCACCGGGGCAGGCGACCCGGAGCAGCCGAGTGACCCTGCGCCGGACACCGCACCGGAAAGCACCGACCCGTCCGGGACGGGTGAGAGAGTGGACCGTTGA
- a CDS encoding CCA tRNA nucleotidyltransferase, with protein MPNANEDTPSALSQAQQRAVAELLRVAPVADDLARRFHEAGFSLALVGGSVRDALLGRLGNDLDFTTDARPEDVLKIVRPWADAVWDVGIAFGTVGAHKGGYQIEITTYRSEAYDRTSRKPEVSYGDSIGEDLVRRDFTVNAMAVALPEKEFVDPHGGLEDLAARVLRTPGTPEASFSDDPLRMMRAARFAAQLDFEVAPEVVTAMTEMSGRIEIVSAERVRDELNKLILSDNPRKGLSLLVDTGLADHVLPELPALRLESDEHHRHKDVYDHTLIVLEQAMALETDGPDLTLRLAALLHDIGKPRTRRFEKDGRVSFHHHEVVGAKMTKKRMTALKYSNELVKDVSRLVELHLRFHGYGTGEWTDSAVRRYVRDGGPLLDRLHKLTRSDCTTRNKRKAATLSRAYDGLEERIAQLQEREELDSIRPDLDGNQIMEILGVGPGPVIGKAYKHMLELRLENGPMEHDAAVAALKEWWAAQS; from the coding sequence GTGCCGAACGCCAACGAAGACACTCCCTCCGCCCTGAGCCAGGCGCAGCAGCGCGCGGTCGCCGAGCTGCTGCGGGTGGCCCCTGTCGCTGATGATCTCGCCCGCCGATTCCACGAGGCCGGGTTCTCCCTCGCCCTGGTGGGCGGATCGGTACGCGACGCATTGCTGGGCCGGCTGGGGAACGACCTGGACTTCACCACCGACGCCCGCCCCGAGGACGTACTGAAGATCGTCCGGCCCTGGGCCGACGCCGTCTGGGACGTGGGAATCGCTTTCGGCACCGTCGGCGCACACAAGGGCGGCTACCAGATCGAGATCACCACCTACCGCTCGGAGGCCTACGACCGCACCTCCCGCAAGCCGGAGGTGTCGTACGGCGACTCCATCGGGGAGGACCTGGTCCGGCGTGACTTCACGGTCAACGCGATGGCCGTGGCGCTGCCCGAGAAGGAGTTCGTCGATCCCCACGGCGGCCTGGAGGACCTGGCGGCACGGGTGCTGCGCACGCCGGGCACACCCGAGGCGTCGTTCTCGGACGATCCCCTGCGGATGATGCGGGCGGCCCGCTTCGCCGCCCAGCTGGACTTCGAGGTGGCCCCCGAGGTCGTCACCGCCATGACGGAGATGTCCGGACGGATCGAGATCGTCTCGGCGGAGCGGGTCCGGGACGAACTCAACAAGCTGATCCTCTCCGACAACCCGCGCAAGGGCCTGTCCCTGCTCGTCGACACCGGGCTCGCCGACCATGTGCTGCCCGAGCTTCCGGCACTGCGCCTGGAGAGTGACGAGCACCACCGGCACAAGGACGTCTACGACCACACGCTCATCGTCCTGGAGCAGGCGATGGCGCTGGAGACCGACGGCCCCGACCTCACGCTCCGGCTGGCCGCCCTGCTGCACGACATCGGTAAGCCGCGTACGCGCCGCTTCGAGAAGGACGGCCGGGTCTCGTTCCACCACCACGAGGTGGTCGGCGCCAAGATGACCAAGAAGCGCATGACCGCCCTGAAATACTCCAACGAGCTGGTGAAGGACGTCTCACGGCTGGTCGAACTGCATCTGCGCTTCCACGGCTACGGCACCGGTGAGTGGACGGACTCGGCGGTCCGTCGATACGTCCGCGACGGGGGCCCGCTGCTGGACCGCCTGCACAAGCTGACCCGATCCGACTGCACCACCCGCAACAAGCGGAAGGCCGCCACGCTGTCCCGGGCCTATGACGGCCTGGAGGAGCGGATCGCCCAGCTTCAGGAGCGGGAGGAGCTGGACTCGATCCGTCCGGACCTCGACGGCAACCAGATCATGGAGATCTTGGGCGTGGGTCCCGGACCGGTTATTGGCAAGGCGTACAAGCACATGCTGGAGCTGCGCCTGGAGAACGGACCCATGGAGCACGATGCCGCGGTGGCCGCTCTCAAGGAGTGGTGGGCCGCGCAGAGCTGA
- a CDS encoding MFS transporter produces MPVVRDLRVLLRLRNFRRLLYVRLLSQGADGVYQVALAAYVVFSPEKQTSATAIASAMAVLLLPYSLVGPFAGVLLDRWRRRQVFLYGNVLRALLAGVTAVLMISDVPDWLFYVSALCVTAVNRFVLAGLSAALPRVADTERLVLANSLSPTAGTLAATAGGGLAFAVRLGASGSDAAVVLLGAFLYLCAGLASLSMAPTLLGPDRRPARSRLGTALADDARDLMAAVRHLGEPRRREAAWSLAAMTSMRFCYGALLVLLLMLCRYSLSTSTDDGLRLLGLMLALSGAGFFAAAAVTPWTAGRLGPGRWIVVCSGTAAVLVPALGLSFTTGPLLVAAFLLGLTTQGAKIATDTIVQASVDDGFRGRVFSVYDVLFNVAFVGAAGVAALMLPPSGRSAVLVVLVALIYGAVALALGRFERWWDRE; encoded by the coding sequence ATGCCCGTCGTCCGTGACCTGCGCGTCCTGTTGCGTCTGCGGAACTTCCGGCGCCTGCTGTATGTCCGCCTGCTGTCCCAGGGCGCCGACGGGGTCTACCAGGTCGCGCTCGCCGCCTACGTCGTCTTCTCCCCGGAGAAGCAGACCTCGGCCACCGCAATCGCCTCGGCGATGGCGGTCCTGCTGCTCCCCTATTCACTGGTCGGCCCGTTCGCGGGAGTCCTGCTGGACCGCTGGCGCCGCCGGCAGGTCTTCCTGTACGGCAATGTGCTGCGCGCACTGCTGGCCGGCGTGACCGCCGTCCTGATGATCAGTGACGTTCCGGACTGGCTCTTCTACGTGTCCGCGCTCTGCGTGACGGCCGTCAACCGCTTCGTCCTCGCCGGGCTGTCCGCCGCGCTGCCCCGCGTGGCCGACACCGAGCGTCTGGTGCTGGCCAACTCCCTGTCCCCGACAGCCGGGACCCTCGCGGCGACCGCCGGCGGCGGTCTCGCCTTCGCCGTGCGACTGGGGGCATCGGGCTCCGACGCCGCGGTGGTGCTGCTCGGCGCCTTCCTCTACCTCTGCGCGGGCCTCGCGTCCCTGAGCATGGCCCCCACCCTCCTCGGCCCGGACCGGCGGCCGGCACGGTCACGTCTGGGCACCGCGCTCGCCGACGACGCACGCGATCTGATGGCGGCCGTGCGACACCTGGGCGAGCCCCGGCGCAGGGAGGCGGCCTGGTCTCTGGCCGCGATGACATCGATGCGCTTCTGCTACGGCGCGCTCCTGGTCCTGCTCCTCATGCTGTGCCGCTATTCCCTCTCCACCAGCACGGACGACGGCCTCCGTCTGCTGGGACTGATGCTGGCCCTGTCCGGCGCCGGCTTCTTCGCCGCGGCCGCGGTGACTCCGTGGACGGCGGGACGTCTCGGCCCCGGCCGGTGGATCGTGGTGTGCTCCGGTACGGCTGCGGTGCTGGTACCGGCCCTGGGCCTCTCGTTCACCACCGGGCCGCTGCTGGTCGCGGCCTTCCTGCTGGGCCTGACCACCCAGGGCGCCAAGATCGCCACCGACACGATCGTCCAGGCGTCCGTCGACGACGGCTTCCGCGGCCGGGTCTTCTCCGTGTACGACGTCCTGTTCAATGTGGCGTTCGTCGGTGCGGCGGGCGTGGCGGCTCTGATGCTGCCGCCGAGCGGCCGCTCGGCCGTCCTGGTAGTGCTCGTCGCCCTGATCTACGGGGCGGTCGCCCTGGCGTTGGGCCGCTTCGAGCGATGGTGGGACCGAGAGTGA
- a CDS encoding inositol-3-phosphate synthase, whose product MGSVRVAIVGVGNCAASLVQGVEYYKDADPASKVPGLMHVQFGDYHVRDVEFVAAFDVDAKKVGLDLADAIGASENNTIKICDVPNSGVTVQRGHTFDGLGKYYRATIEESDAEPVDVVQILKDKQVDVLVCYLPVGSEDAAKFYAQCAIDAKVAFVNALPVFIAGTKEWADKFTEAGVPIVGDDIKSQVGATITHRVMAKLFEDRGVILDRTMQLNVGGNMDFKNMLERERLESKKISKTQAVTSQIPDRDLGEKNVHIGPSDYVAWLDDRKWAYVRLEGRAFGDVPLNLEYKLEVWDSPNSAGVIIDALRAAKIAKDRGIGGPILSASSYFMKSPPVQYFDDEARTNVEKFISGEVER is encoded by the coding sequence ATGGGTTCGGTTCGCGTAGCCATCGTCGGCGTGGGCAACTGCGCCGCGTCGCTGGTGCAGGGCGTCGAGTACTACAAGGACGCCGACCCGGCGTCGAAGGTCCCCGGCCTGATGCACGTGCAGTTCGGCGACTACCACGTGCGCGACGTCGAGTTCGTCGCCGCCTTCGACGTCGACGCCAAGAAGGTCGGCCTCGACCTCGCGGACGCGATCGGTGCCTCGGAGAACAACACCATCAAGATCTGCGACGTGCCCAACAGCGGTGTCACGGTCCAGCGCGGTCACACCTTCGACGGTCTCGGCAAGTACTACCGGGCCACCATCGAGGAGTCCGACGCCGAGCCGGTCGACGTCGTCCAGATCCTGAAGGACAAGCAGGTCGACGTCCTGGTCTGCTACCTCCCCGTCGGTTCCGAGGACGCGGCGAAGTTCTACGCCCAGTGCGCCATCGACGCCAAGGTCGCCTTCGTCAACGCCCTCCCGGTCTTCATCGCCGGCACCAAGGAGTGGGCGGACAAGTTCACCGAGGCCGGTGTCCCGATCGTCGGTGACGACATCAAGTCGCAGGTCGGCGCCACCATCACGCACCGCGTCATGGCGAAGCTGTTCGAGGACCGCGGTGTCATCCTCGACCGCACGATGCAGCTGAACGTCGGCGGCAACATGGACTTCAAGAACATGCTCGAGCGCGAGCGTCTGGAGTCCAAGAAGATCTCCAAGACGCAGGCCGTGACCTCGCAGATCCCCGACCGGGATCTCGGCGAGAAGAACGTGCACATCGGCCCGTCCGACTACGTGGCCTGGCTGGACGACCGCAAGTGGGCCTACGTCCGCCTCGAGGGCCGCGCCTTCGGTGACGTCCCGCTGAACCTCGAGTACAAGCTCGAGGTCTGGGACTCCCCGAACTCCGCGGGTGTCATCATCGACGCGCTGCGTGCCGCGAAGATCGCCAAGGACCGCGGCATCGGCGGCCCGATCCTCTCCGCGTCCTCGTACTTCATGAAGTCCCCGCCGGTCCAGTACTTCGACGACGAGGCCCGCACCAACGTCGAGAAGTTCATCAGCGGCGAGGTCGAGCGCTAA
- a CDS encoding PadR family transcriptional regulator yields MSRRSGILEFAVLGLLRESPMHGYELRKRLNTSLGVFRAFSYGTLYPCLKTLVTNGWLIEEPGSTHEDALTAPLTGRRAKIVYRLTAEGKEHFEELLSQTGPDAYEDEHFAARFAFFGQTSRDVRMRVLEGRRSRLEERLEKMRTSLARTRERLDDYTLELQRHGMESVEREVRWLNELIESERAGRDLKGSASGGPAQQDTTTGSTGGLPRAGETPRTDTPDDDTAT; encoded by the coding sequence ATGAGCCGGCGCTCCGGCATCCTCGAGTTCGCCGTGCTCGGCCTGCTCCGCGAGTCCCCCATGCACGGCTACGAGCTGCGCAAGCGACTCAATACTTCACTGGGTGTGTTCCGTGCGTTCAGCTACGGAACCCTGTACCCCTGCCTCAAGACACTGGTCACCAACGGCTGGTTGATCGAGGAACCCGGCAGCACCCACGAGGACGCCCTCACCGCCCCCCTCACCGGACGACGCGCCAAGATCGTCTACCGGTTGACGGCCGAGGGCAAGGAGCACTTCGAGGAACTGCTCTCGCAGACCGGCCCCGACGCCTACGAGGACGAACACTTCGCGGCACGGTTCGCCTTCTTCGGGCAGACCTCGCGCGATGTGCGCATGCGCGTGCTGGAAGGCCGGCGCAGCCGCCTGGAGGAGCGCCTGGAGAAGATGCGCACCTCCCTCGCGCGCACGCGGGAGCGCCTCGACGACTACACACTCGAGCTCCAGCGCCACGGAATGGAGTCCGTGGAGCGCGAAGTGCGCTGGCTGAACGAGCTCATCGAGAGCGAGCGGGCCGGACGGGACCTGAAGGGTTCCGCGTCCGGGGGGCCCGCTCAGCAGGACACCACCACTGGATCGACGGGCGGCCTGCCCCGCGCCGGGGAAACCCCCCGGACGGATACGCCCGACGACGACACCGCCACGTGA